Proteins from one Terriglobus tenax genomic window:
- the rlmN gene encoding 23S rRNA (adenine(2503)-C(2))-methyltransferase RlmN, whose translation MQASLFGQDLDELTSALRGESRRARQLWRALYRDRVANLDILSNRLRAFVPQDASIGHPILAQTATSVDGTERYLVRLADGETIETVWMPEGEAEDFNGRDLRNRGRLADTGYKRATICISSQVGCAVNCQFCLTAKLGVKRNLTAGEIAGQVAVVLNRHHIRVGVDRINLVLMGMGEPFLNYDHVMKAIRLIVEGIGIPASRITISTSGIEPSIRRFAAETIRPNLALSLNAPNDEIREQVMPINRKWKIADLLEAVKTIPLNKRGWINVEYVLLGGINDQPEHAQQVLELLKDIQAKVNLIVWNPGPGIAYTQPDPADVARFHRILIDNGMPTFTRRPRGRDIYAACGQLKRTLEQPELVQVAV comes from the coding sequence ATGCAGGCGTCCCTCTTCGGCCAGGATCTCGACGAGCTCACCTCCGCACTTCGCGGAGAAAGCCGCCGTGCGCGACAGCTCTGGCGAGCGCTCTATCGCGACCGCGTCGCCAATCTGGACATCCTCTCGAACCGCCTCCGCGCCTTCGTTCCCCAGGACGCCTCCATCGGCCACCCCATCCTCGCCCAGACCGCCACCTCCGTTGACGGCACGGAGCGCTACCTTGTGCGCCTTGCCGACGGAGAAACGATCGAAACAGTCTGGATGCCCGAAGGAGAGGCGGAAGACTTCAACGGTCGCGACCTGCGCAACCGCGGACGCCTGGCCGACACCGGCTACAAGCGGGCTACCATCTGCATCTCCAGCCAGGTAGGCTGCGCCGTGAACTGCCAGTTCTGCCTCACCGCAAAGCTGGGCGTAAAGCGCAACCTCACCGCGGGCGAGATCGCCGGGCAGGTCGCTGTCGTGCTCAACCGCCATCACATCCGCGTCGGCGTCGACCGCATCAACCTTGTCCTGATGGGCATGGGCGAGCCTTTCCTGAACTACGACCACGTCATGAAAGCGATCCGCCTCATCGTGGAAGGCATCGGCATACCCGCCTCGCGCATTACCATCTCCACCAGCGGCATCGAGCCCTCCATTCGCCGCTTTGCAGCGGAGACGATCCGTCCGAATCTCGCCCTCAGCCTCAACGCTCCGAACGACGAGATCCGCGAGCAGGTGATGCCCATCAACCGCAAGTGGAAGATCGCCGATCTGCTGGAAGCGGTCAAAACCATCCCACTCAACAAGCGAGGTTGGATCAACGTGGAGTATGTTCTTCTCGGCGGCATCAACGACCAGCCCGAACACGCCCAGCAGGTATTGGAGCTGCTCAAAGACATCCAGGCCAAGGTCAATCTCATCGTCTGGAACCCCGGGCCCGGGATCGCCTACACGCAGCCAGACCCCGCAGATGTCGCCCGCTTCCACCGCATCCTCATCGACAACGGTATGCCCACCTTTACCCGCCGCCCTCGCGGTCGCGACATCTATGCCGCCTGCGGGCAGCTCAAGCGCACCCTTGAGCAGCCTGAACTGGTGCAGGTCGCAGTGTAA
- a CDS encoding diflavin oxidoreductase — protein sequence MSTESKYTRNNPYSSRVLVNQRMTLADSEKETRHYELELEPGMTYLPGDAIGILPENRPHAVHEVIEALGFTGEERVLDHYKVEISLHEAIRTRLGIGKLSRGSVTALAKMSDGHPKSEELKKYTLPENRSLAEEYVWGREFIDLITEFPGIIKNPQDLFTVLQRLTPRMYSIASSQEAHPNGVHTIVRVIRYDTHGRERQGLCSGHLAERAPEGQKMPVFLHENKNFRLPEDTNAPVIMVGPGTGIAPFRAFLQHRQARGEKGKNWLFFGEQRKSSDFLYQSELEAWHKDGLLTEFDTAFSRDQKAKVYVQDRMKEKAAELYKWLEEGAYFYVCGDASRMAKDVETALLDAIAMGKNGTLEDANAYLAEMKKAKRYQRDVY from the coding sequence ATGAGCACAGAGAGCAAATACACCCGCAATAACCCGTATTCTTCGCGCGTCCTTGTCAATCAGCGCATGACGCTCGCCGACTCTGAAAAAGAGACCCGGCATTACGAGCTGGAGCTTGAGCCCGGCATGACCTACCTTCCCGGGGATGCCATCGGCATCCTGCCGGAGAACCGCCCGCATGCCGTCCACGAGGTCATTGAAGCCCTCGGCTTTACCGGCGAAGAGCGCGTTCTGGATCACTACAAGGTTGAGATCTCCCTGCATGAAGCCATCCGCACCCGCCTCGGCATCGGCAAGCTGTCCCGCGGTTCCGTCACCGCTCTGGCCAAGATGTCAGACGGCCACCCGAAGTCGGAAGAACTGAAGAAGTACACCCTTCCCGAAAACCGTTCGCTGGCCGAGGAGTACGTCTGGGGCCGCGAGTTTATCGACCTGATCACGGAGTTCCCCGGCATCATCAAGAACCCGCAGGATTTGTTCACCGTGCTGCAGCGCCTTACGCCGCGCATGTACTCCATCGCCTCCAGCCAGGAAGCGCATCCGAACGGCGTGCACACCATCGTCCGGGTCATCCGCTATGACACGCACGGCCGTGAGCGTCAGGGTCTGTGCAGCGGCCACCTTGCCGAGCGCGCTCCGGAAGGTCAGAAGATGCCGGTCTTCCTGCACGAGAACAAGAACTTTCGCCTGCCGGAAGACACCAACGCACCGGTCATCATGGTCGGCCCGGGAACCGGCATCGCTCCGTTCCGTGCCTTCCTGCAGCACCGCCAGGCACGTGGCGAAAAGGGCAAGAACTGGCTCTTCTTCGGCGAGCAGCGCAAGTCCTCGGACTTCCTCTACCAGTCCGAGCTTGAAGCGTGGCACAAGGATGGCCTGCTCACCGAGTTTGACACCGCCTTCTCGCGTGACCAGAAGGCCAAGGTCTACGTGCAGGACCGCATGAAGGAGAAAGCCGCCGAGCTCTACAAGTGGTTGGAAGAAGGTGCTTACTTCTACGTATGCGGCGACGCCAGCCGCATGGCCAAGGACGTTGAGACGGCTCTTCTGGACGCGATCGCCATGGGCAAGAACGGCACACTCGAAGACGCCAACGCCTACCTGGCCGAGATGAAAAAGGCCAAGCGTTACCAGCGCGACGTCTACTAA
- a CDS encoding cytochrome P460 family protein: MKVTNGLAFADFKGYEGWQVIGLSQHGDVMAAILGNPEIIQAYQMGIPENGKPFPDGAKMAKIHWSTRKNDAAPGQPTVTGALHDVDFMVKDSKRFTDSNGWGYAQFEYDPSTNAFRPGTLEDKPPQGNDAKCGAACHTVAKNRDYVFTEYAAR; encoded by the coding sequence GTGAAAGTGACAAACGGCCTCGCCTTTGCTGACTTCAAAGGATATGAAGGCTGGCAGGTGATTGGACTCAGCCAACACGGAGATGTGATGGCAGCGATTCTCGGAAATCCTGAGATCATCCAGGCGTATCAAATGGGCATTCCCGAGAATGGCAAGCCTTTCCCCGATGGAGCCAAAATGGCGAAGATTCATTGGAGCACCAGGAAGAATGATGCGGCCCCAGGCCAGCCGACAGTGACAGGGGCATTGCATGATGTCGACTTCATGGTGAAGGACAGCAAACGGTTCACTGACAGCAATGGATGGGGATATGCCCAGTTTGAGTACGACCCCTCCACCAATGCCTTCCGACCCGGAACCCTTGAGGACAAGCCACCGCAGGGGAACGACGCGAAGTGTGGAGCGGCCTGCCATACGGTGGCAAAGAATCGTGACTACGTTTTCACGGAGTATGCGGCGCGGTAA
- a CDS encoding carboxypeptidase-like regulatory domain-containing protein, with protein sequence MAGVITDADGAAISDAKVTIVGNDRAVVLVSGVSNGTGGFSLSDVPSAVPVTVSVTREGFAPWSSSSLSLTPGQYLQLPSITLAVETFAQTVDAVFPEQLAAQQVKEEEKQRVFGVIPNFYVAYDHNAVPLTTALKFHLAMKASTDVVTIAGAGFVAGIYQASDRLDFPQGAKGYGQRLGVVYADGITDIFIGGAILPSLLHQDPRYFYQGTGTTKSRLLHALSAPFICKGDNGKWQFNYSTIGGDLASGAISNAYYPSSNRGPSLVINTALTAAAGRALNAVAQEFILKKITSGTPKN encoded by the coding sequence GTGGCAGGTGTAATTACTGATGCCGATGGAGCGGCTATTTCCGATGCAAAGGTAACAATCGTCGGCAATGATCGCGCCGTGGTTCTCGTTTCAGGTGTCTCCAATGGCACGGGCGGCTTTTCGTTAAGCGATGTTCCATCCGCTGTCCCTGTCACCGTCAGCGTTACACGCGAAGGATTTGCCCCGTGGAGCTCAAGCTCTCTTTCCCTCACGCCAGGACAATATCTGCAGCTTCCTTCCATTACGCTTGCAGTGGAAACATTTGCCCAGACCGTAGATGCAGTTTTTCCGGAACAGCTCGCCGCCCAGCAGGTAAAGGAAGAAGAGAAGCAGCGTGTGTTCGGAGTCATTCCTAACTTTTATGTTGCGTATGACCACAACGCAGTTCCTCTAACTACCGCTCTGAAGTTCCACCTTGCGATGAAGGCCTCGACCGATGTCGTCACCATTGCAGGCGCAGGTTTCGTTGCAGGCATTTACCAGGCTTCCGACAGGCTTGATTTTCCCCAGGGCGCCAAGGGATATGGGCAGCGGCTTGGTGTGGTCTATGCCGATGGAATAACGGATATCTTCATCGGCGGCGCGATTCTTCCGTCGCTGCTGCATCAGGACCCGCGCTATTTCTATCAAGGCACGGGAACAACAAAATCCCGCCTTCTGCATGCGCTCTCCGCCCCGTTTATCTGCAAGGGCGATAACGGAAAGTGGCAGTTCAATTACTCGACCATCGGAGGAGATCTCGCCTCCGGAGCCATCTCGAACGCCTATTATCCCTCCTCGAATCGCGGTCCTTCGCTTGTCATCAACACAGCTTTGACCGCGGCAGCAGGACGTGCTCTCAACGCTGTGGCGCAGGAGTTCATTCTGAAGAAGATCACCTCGGGGACGCCTAAGAACTAA
- a CDS encoding DUF6526 family protein, with amino-acid sequence MAAPQSFKNHTKWDPMFHLVLCPITLIFSIALIVHAFGHRTDANIHLAILSVILLLTISKMRVYSLKVQDRVIRLEEKVRLAALCSPTQLTELESLTMRQYIGLRFASNTELPELAVRAVRENLTSKQIKEAVKSWRADDDRI; translated from the coding sequence ATGGCTGCGCCACAAAGCTTCAAAAACCACACGAAGTGGGACCCTATGTTTCACCTCGTGCTTTGTCCTATCACCCTGATTTTTTCGATTGCCTTGATTGTTCATGCTTTTGGACATCGGACGGATGCCAATATCCACCTGGCGATTCTGTCTGTCATCCTACTGCTGACCATCTCCAAGATGCGGGTCTATTCGCTGAAGGTGCAGGACCGTGTGATCCGGCTGGAGGAGAAGGTACGGCTTGCCGCACTGTGTTCACCGACGCAGCTGACCGAGCTGGAATCGCTGACGATGCGGCAGTACATTGGGCTGCGCTTCGCTTCGAACACAGAGCTGCCGGAGCTGGCGGTCCGTGCCGTCCGCGAAAACCTGACCTCCAAGCAGATCAAGGAAGCAGTGAAGAGCTGGCGCGCGGACGACGATCGTATTTAG
- a CDS encoding deoxyribonuclease IV produces MEKSAKKRIGIHLSTTGGVYTAVTRAVECGANAFQIFSASPRTWKASPVKPADAAKLNELRAKHDVGPVAIHASYLINMCSQTDTVRANSIAAFRGEVERALALSAEYLVLHPGSWKGLTRDQGLKLAAESIEQAIEGLPWQGANFRILIENTAGAEFSLGGSLEQVAELVETLKPCAPVGVCLDTCHTHVAGYDIVSEEGYAETMQQVESTIGFDAVKVWHCNDAKAARGSKLDRHEHIGEGTIGAPAFRRLLHDSRFARCAFLAETPVDEPEDILRNVSALWSLAAG; encoded by the coding sequence ATGGAAAAATCTGCGAAGAAGCGTATCGGCATCCACCTCTCCACCACCGGCGGCGTCTACACCGCCGTCACCCGCGCCGTGGAGTGCGGTGCAAACGCCTTCCAGATCTTCTCCGCCAGTCCGCGCACCTGGAAGGCCAGCCCGGTCAAACCGGCCGATGCTGCAAAGCTCAACGAACTCCGCGCGAAGCATGATGTCGGCCCCGTCGCTATCCACGCCAGTTATCTGATCAACATGTGTTCGCAGACTGACACGGTTCGCGCCAACTCCATTGCTGCCTTTCGTGGCGAAGTCGAACGCGCCCTCGCCCTCTCCGCCGAGTACCTCGTCCTCCATCCCGGCAGCTGGAAAGGCCTCACCCGTGACCAGGGTCTGAAGCTCGCAGCCGAGTCCATTGAGCAGGCGATCGAAGGTCTGCCCTGGCAGGGTGCGAACTTCCGCATCCTGATTGAAAACACCGCCGGTGCCGAGTTCTCTCTCGGTGGCTCTCTGGAACAGGTCGCCGAACTGGTGGAGACTCTCAAGCCCTGCGCCCCCGTCGGCGTCTGTCTCGATACCTGCCACACGCACGTCGCCGGCTACGACATCGTCTCGGAAGAGGGCTATGCCGAGACGATGCAGCAGGTGGAATCCACCATCGGCTTTGACGCCGTAAAGGTGTGGCACTGCAACGACGCCAAGGCCGCTCGCGGTTCAAAACTCGACCGCCACGAGCATATCGGCGAGGGAACCATCGGCGCTCCGGCCTTCCGCCGCCTCCTGCACGACTCCCGCTTTGCCCGCTGCGCCTTCCTGGCCGAAACCCCGGTGGACGAGCCCGAAGACATCCTTCGCAATGTCTCCGCCCTGTGGTCGCTGGCCGCCGGATAA
- the leuS gene encoding leucine--tRNA ligase, whose product MSTEEKQQQRYNPAEIEPRWQQRWDADATLYAAEPASSGKPKYYLVEMLPYPSGKLHMGHVRNYSIGDALARFMWMRGYNVLHPMGWDSFGLPAENAALKNNREPREWTLSNIAEMRKQMQRMGLSYDWKREVTTCLPDYYKWNQWFFLRMLEKDLAYKKSSKLNWCPQCATVLANEQVIDGRCWRHDDQIVELREMDQWFFRITRYADQLLEGLDSMPGWPEKVRTMQRNWIGKSEGTLVDFSVEGHDCPITVFTTRVDTIFGATSVQVAPEHAAAKAFAAEDAELAKKIEELVAQQTAARETGDIGNIEKHGYDTGRFAINPFNGERVPIWIANYILADYGTGAIMSVPAHDERDFEFASKYGLPIKRVLAPNVDMAEQSELPYTAEDDAVLIDSGEFTGEAALEAQGKMAKHAEANSFGKATVTWRLKDWGVSRQRYWGTPIPVVYCEKDGIVAVPDDQLPVMLPANIEITQQGGSPLGKVADFVNTTCPKCGGPARRETDTMDTFVDSSWYFYRYTDAQNAEKPFDPATANHWFPIDQYIGGVEHAILHLIYSRYWTKVMRDLGLIDNDEPATRLFTQGMVIKNGAKMSKSKGNVVSPDEMIEKYGADATRMYALFAAPPERDLEWQEEGVAGISRFLSRVYRLTTKYAPGIASIKDTAANQSLTPAGMKLLRKLHQTIAKITENFSGRWTFNTCIAAIMELVNVIVDSEAAMDDGEVSSATQKEIFTSLVLLLAPFAPFLSAELWETLGHSGIVFRHNWPVADAELAKEDELEIPVQVNGKLGNVIKVPAGSSEEDIKEVALADEKVIARIAGKTVAKIIYVPNKLVNIVVK is encoded by the coding sequence ATGTCTACGGAAGAAAAGCAGCAGCAGCGTTATAACCCCGCCGAGATCGAACCCCGCTGGCAGCAGCGCTGGGACGCGGACGCCACCCTCTATGCAGCCGAGCCCGCAAGCAGCGGCAAACCCAAGTACTACCTGGTCGAGATGCTGCCGTACCCCTCCGGCAAGCTGCACATGGGCCACGTCCGCAACTACTCCATCGGAGACGCCCTCGCGCGCTTCATGTGGATGCGCGGCTACAACGTGCTGCATCCCATGGGGTGGGACAGCTTCGGTCTGCCCGCCGAGAACGCCGCGCTCAAAAACAACCGTGAGCCCCGCGAGTGGACACTCTCCAACATCGCCGAAATGCGCAAGCAGATGCAGCGCATGGGCCTCTCCTACGACTGGAAGCGGGAAGTCACCACCTGCCTGCCCGACTACTACAAATGGAACCAGTGGTTCTTCCTCCGCATGCTGGAGAAAGATCTCGCCTATAAGAAGTCCAGCAAGCTGAACTGGTGCCCGCAATGCGCCACGGTTCTTGCCAATGAGCAGGTGATCGATGGCCGCTGCTGGCGTCACGACGACCAGATCGTCGAGCTGCGCGAGATGGACCAGTGGTTCTTCCGCATCACGCGCTACGCAGATCAGCTTCTCGAAGGACTGGACTCCATGCCCGGCTGGCCCGAAAAGGTGCGCACCATGCAGCGCAATTGGATCGGCAAGAGCGAAGGCACGCTGGTGGACTTCAGCGTGGAAGGTCACGACTGCCCGATCACTGTCTTCACCACCCGTGTGGATACCATCTTCGGCGCGACCAGCGTCCAGGTAGCTCCCGAGCACGCCGCCGCCAAGGCCTTCGCCGCCGAAGACGCTGAGCTTGCAAAGAAGATCGAGGAACTCGTCGCCCAGCAGACCGCCGCGCGCGAGACCGGCGACATCGGCAACATTGAAAAGCACGGCTACGACACCGGACGCTTCGCCATCAACCCATTCAACGGCGAGCGCGTCCCCATTTGGATCGCCAACTATATCCTGGCCGACTACGGCACTGGCGCCATCATGAGCGTCCCGGCCCACGACGAGCGCGACTTCGAGTTCGCCTCGAAGTACGGCCTGCCCATCAAGCGGGTATTGGCTCCGAATGTCGACATGGCCGAGCAGTCCGAACTCCCATATACCGCCGAAGACGACGCCGTGCTCATCGACTCCGGTGAGTTCACCGGAGAAGCCGCGCTGGAAGCCCAGGGCAAAATGGCGAAGCACGCTGAGGCTAACAGCTTCGGCAAGGCCACTGTCACCTGGCGTCTGAAGGACTGGGGCGTCAGCCGTCAGCGTTACTGGGGCACGCCCATCCCGGTTGTCTACTGCGAAAAGGACGGCATCGTCGCCGTGCCCGACGACCAGCTCCCGGTCATGTTGCCCGCCAACATTGAGATCACCCAGCAGGGCGGCTCGCCGCTCGGCAAGGTGGCTGACTTCGTCAACACCACCTGCCCCAAATGCGGAGGCCCTGCGCGCCGCGAGACGGACACCATGGACACCTTCGTCGACTCGTCCTGGTACTTCTATCGCTACACCGACGCACAGAACGCTGAGAAGCCCTTCGACCCCGCTACTGCCAACCACTGGTTCCCCATCGACCAGTACATCGGCGGCGTCGAGCACGCCATTCTGCACCTCATCTATTCGCGTTACTGGACCAAGGTTATGCGTGACCTCGGCCTGATCGACAACGACGAGCCCGCCACGCGCCTCTTCACGCAGGGCATGGTCATCAAGAACGGCGCGAAGATGTCGAAGTCGAAGGGCAACGTCGTCTCGCCTGACGAGATGATCGAAAAGTACGGTGCGGACGCCACCCGCATGTACGCCCTCTTCGCCGCACCGCCCGAGCGTGATCTGGAATGGCAGGAGGAAGGTGTCGCCGGTATCAGCCGCTTCCTCTCGCGCGTCTATCGCCTCACCACCAAGTACGCGCCCGGCATCGCGTCCATCAAGGACACGGCGGCCAACCAGTCGCTCACGCCCGCCGGCATGAAGCTGCTGCGCAAGCTGCACCAGACGATTGCGAAGATCACGGAGAACTTCTCCGGTCGCTGGACCTTCAACACCTGCATCGCCGCCATCATGGAGCTGGTCAACGTGATCGTCGACTCCGAAGCGGCCATGGACGACGGCGAGGTCTCCTCGGCCACGCAGAAGGAGATCTTCACCTCGCTCGTTCTTCTGCTCGCTCCCTTCGCTCCGTTCCTCTCGGCGGAGCTGTGGGAGACCCTCGGTCACTCCGGCATCGTCTTCCGGCACAACTGGCCGGTTGCCGACGCGGAGCTCGCAAAGGAAGACGAGCTTGAGATTCCTGTGCAGGTCAACGGCAAGCTCGGCAACGTCATCAAGGTGCCCGCAGGTTCCAGCGAGGAAGACATCAAGGAAGTCGCCCTCGCCGATGAGAAGGTCATCGCCCGCATCGCAGGGAAGACGGTCGCCAAGATCATCTACGTGCCCAACAAGCTCGTAAACATCGTGGTGAAGTAG
- the hemQ gene encoding hydrogen peroxide-dependent heme synthase, whose amino-acid sequence MPELPQVPLTLEGSSVLHQIFRFDWTAWKKLSAEERTAIASEFSALLARWEAGNSNGDPKVHPNQSALFSQIGHKGDLTLIHFRDSLEDLNRVELELAQTGIFPYLQQTTSYLSVVELGLYESSEKIYVQLVEKGLEPGTPEWNAGVTEATARTFASLASRLFPAIPPAKYLCFYPMDRKRGEQVNWYTETMGDRRAMMHEHGMIGRRYADHVRQIITGSIGLDDWEWGVDLFAEDPVIFKKLIYEMRFDKVSAVYASFGQFFLSVRVQAGNVPQWLGGTLV is encoded by the coding sequence TTGCCCGAACTGCCACAGGTTCCCCTGACGCTGGAAGGTTCCAGCGTTCTTCACCAGATTTTCCGCTTTGACTGGACCGCCTGGAAGAAGCTGAGCGCGGAAGAGCGCACAGCCATCGCATCAGAGTTCAGCGCCCTGCTTGCACGCTGGGAGGCTGGGAACAGCAATGGCGATCCGAAGGTGCATCCGAACCAGTCGGCGCTGTTCTCGCAGATTGGGCATAAAGGTGATTTAACGCTGATTCACTTCCGTGACTCGCTGGAAGACCTGAATCGCGTGGAGCTTGAGCTGGCGCAGACAGGCATTTTTCCGTATCTGCAGCAGACGACTTCATACCTGTCCGTGGTTGAGCTTGGGCTGTATGAATCGTCCGAGAAGATCTATGTGCAGCTGGTGGAGAAGGGCCTGGAGCCCGGCACCCCCGAGTGGAACGCCGGCGTGACCGAGGCCACGGCGCGTACCTTTGCTTCCCTGGCGTCGCGGCTGTTCCCGGCGATTCCTCCGGCGAAGTACCTGTGCTTTTACCCCATGGACCGCAAGCGTGGCGAGCAGGTGAACTGGTACACCGAGACCATGGGTGACCGCCGCGCGATGATGCATGAACACGGCATGATTGGCCGCCGCTATGCCGACCACGTCCGGCAGATCATCACCGGCTCCATCGGCCTGGATGACTGGGAGTGGGGCGTGGACCTGTTTGCGGAAGACCCGGTCATCTTCAAGAAGCTGATCTACGAGATGCGGTTCGACAAGGTGAGCGCCGTGTATGCGTCGTTCGGCCAGTTCTTTCTGTCGGTGCGTGTGCAGGCGGGGAATGTGCCGCAGTGGCTTGGGGGCACGCTGGTTTAA
- the guaA gene encoding glutamine-hydrolyzing GMP synthase — MDSLIAADAASTSTIAILDFGSQYTQLIARRIREFNVFSVVLPCTTPLADVLALNPRGIILSGGPCSVYDADAPAADPRVLATGLPILGICYGLQFITHHLGGQVHPADKREYGHAKVQIATHNRLFSGLPAEINVWMSHGDSAVRLPEGFTQTAQTSSALAGIANEEKQIWAVQFHPEVHHSEKGSELLRNFAINICGAKPDWTPEHFIQTTIERVRQQVGPTGHAICGLSGGVDSSVAAVLVHKAIGDRLTCIFVNNGVLRKDEFEKVQATMREKLGLNVVAVDAGKRFLSRLSGITDPEAKRKIIGNEFIAVFDDEAEKILSGLESKGKAEHDAEGNEVAWLVQGTLYPDVIESSSVKGPSQTIKSHHNVGGLPENMKLKLIEPLRDLFKDEVRRIGRDLQMPEEILERQPFPGPGLAVRIVGEITPDRVAILQEADAIVVEEIKTAGLYRQLWQSFAVLLPVKSVGVMGDQRTYAYTCAIRAVTSEDGMTADWAPLPYEVLKTISSRIVNEVRGINRVVYDITSKPPGTIEWE, encoded by the coding sequence GTGGACTCCCTAATCGCCGCCGACGCCGCATCTACCTCGACCATCGCGATTCTCGACTTCGGGTCGCAATACACCCAGCTCATCGCGCGCCGCATCCGCGAATTCAACGTCTTCTCCGTGGTGCTGCCCTGCACCACGCCGCTGGCGGACGTGCTCGCCCTGAATCCCAGGGGAATCATCCTGTCCGGCGGTCCCTGCTCGGTCTACGACGCTGACGCCCCGGCTGCCGATCCCAGGGTGCTCGCCACCGGCCTGCCCATCCTCGGCATCTGCTACGGCCTGCAGTTCATCACCCACCATCTCGGTGGCCAGGTCCACCCGGCAGACAAGCGCGAGTACGGTCATGCCAAGGTGCAGATCGCTACGCACAATCGTCTCTTCTCCGGTCTGCCGGCGGAAATCAACGTCTGGATGTCGCACGGTGACTCCGCCGTCCGCCTGCCCGAGGGCTTTACCCAGACCGCGCAAACCTCCAGCGCGCTGGCCGGCATCGCCAACGAAGAGAAGCAGATCTGGGCCGTGCAGTTCCATCCCGAGGTGCATCACTCCGAAAAGGGAAGCGAGCTGCTGCGCAACTTTGCCATCAACATCTGCGGAGCCAAGCCCGACTGGACCCCGGAACACTTCATCCAGACGACCATTGAGCGCGTCCGCCAGCAGGTTGGCCCCACCGGCCACGCCATCTGCGGTCTCTCCGGCGGAGTCGACTCCTCCGTCGCCGCCGTACTCGTGCACAAAGCCATCGGCGACCGCCTGACCTGCATCTTCGTCAACAACGGCGTTCTGCGGAAGGACGAGTTCGAGAAGGTACAGGCCACCATGCGCGAAAAGCTTGGCCTGAATGTCGTCGCTGTGGATGCAGGCAAGCGTTTCCTCTCGCGCCTCTCCGGCATCACCGACCCCGAAGCCAAGCGCAAGATCATCGGCAATGAGTTCATCGCGGTCTTCGACGATGAGGCCGAAAAGATCCTCAGCGGACTGGAATCGAAGGGCAAGGCTGAGCACGACGCCGAGGGCAACGAGGTCGCCTGGCTCGTCCAGGGAACGCTCTATCCGGACGTGATCGAGTCCTCCTCTGTGAAGGGCCCCTCGCAGACCATCAAGAGCCACCACAACGTCGGCGGTCTGCCGGAGAACATGAAGCTCAAGCTGATTGAGCCGCTGCGCGACCTTTTCAAGGACGAGGTTCGCCGCATCGGCCGCGATCTGCAGATGCCGGAAGAGATCCTCGAGCGCCAGCCTTTCCCCGGCCCCGGCCTCGCCGTCCGCATTGTCGGCGAAATTACCCCGGACCGCGTAGCTATCCTGCAGGAGGCCGACGCCATTGTCGTCGAAGAGATCAAGACCGCCGGTCTCTACCGCCAGCTCTGGCAGAGCTTCGCCGTCCTTCTGCCGGTCAAGAGCGTCGGCGTGATGGGCGATCAGCGCACCTACGCCTACACCTGCGCCATCCGCGCCGTAACCAGTGAAGACGGCATGACCGCCGACTGGGCTCCGCTGCCGTACGAGGTGCTGAAGACCATCTCAAGCCGCATCGTCAACGAGGTCCGCGGCATCAATCGCGTCGTCTACGACATCACCTCGAAGCCACCGGGCACCATCGAGTGGGAGTAG